From the genome of Yersinia enterocolitica, one region includes:
- a CDS encoding DNA polymerase III subunit theta: MGYNLTELSDEETAKMNVDLAASGVAFKERYNMPVIAEMIAREQPEELREYFLQRLAHYRAESIKFSRLPYEPKIK; encoded by the coding sequence ATGGGATATAATCTGACGGAGCTTTCTGACGAAGAAACGGCAAAAATGAATGTTGATTTAGCCGCTTCAGGTGTGGCGTTTAAAGAGCGTTACAATATGCCAGTGATTGCTGAAATGATCGCCCGGGAACAGCCGGAAGAACTGCGTGAGTATTTTTTACAACGCTTAGCTCACTACCGTGCTGAATCAATTAAATTCTCACGCTTACCGTATGAGCCCAAGATAAAGTAA
- a CDS encoding H-type ferritin codes for MLKTEMAKKLNEQLNLEFYSANLYLQMSAWCSDKGFEGAAAFLKEHSQEEMQHMQRLFEYLSGTGSMPVLGTISAPPIDFASLADVFKQTYEHEQLITTQINELAHAAMENHDYSTFNFLQWYVAEQHEEEKLFKSILDKLALVGNSGNSLFFVDKDLKTMAAQSHVQA; via the coding sequence ATGTTGAAAACAGAAATGGCAAAAAAGCTCAATGAGCAGCTTAATCTGGAGTTTTACTCTGCGAATCTTTACCTGCAAATGAGTGCCTGGTGCAGCGATAAAGGTTTTGAAGGTGCTGCGGCATTTTTAAAAGAGCATTCTCAAGAAGAGATGCAGCACATGCAGCGTTTGTTCGAATATCTCAGCGGGACAGGCTCTATGCCGGTTTTGGGTACGATCAGCGCCCCACCAATTGATTTTGCTTCTCTGGCTGATGTATTCAAGCAGACTTACGAGCATGAGCAGCTTATTACTACTCAAATTAATGAACTCGCTCATGCAGCAATGGAAAACCACGATTATTCCACGTTCAATTTCCTGCAATGGTATGTGGCTGAGCAGCATGAAGAAGAAAAACTGTTCAAATCCATTCTTGATAAACTGGCCTTGGTGGGTAACAGCGGTAATTCATTGTTCTTCGTTGATAAAGATCTGAAAACAATGGCGGCCCAAAGCCACGTTCAAGCTTAA
- a CDS encoding CopC domain-containing protein YobA, with amino-acid sequence MFIRKVRSSCRMLSALIVLFVGLSSQQALAHAHLKIESPAADTTIGSAPEAVTLGFSEGIELNFSGVKVTGPDNNVVKTGALKLDPVNNTQLILPIDHALTAGKYNVSWHVVSVDGHKTKGTYSFTVK; translated from the coding sequence ATGTTTATTCGCAAAGTCCGTTCTTCTTGCCGCATGCTTTCGGCGCTTATTGTGTTGTTTGTTGGGCTATCTAGCCAGCAAGCTCTGGCTCACGCACACCTGAAAATAGAGTCGCCAGCTGCCGATACCACTATCGGTTCAGCACCAGAAGCAGTGACGCTGGGTTTCTCTGAAGGTATTGAACTCAATTTCAGTGGTGTGAAAGTTACCGGCCCTGATAACAATGTAGTGAAAACTGGTGCGTTAAAATTGGATCCGGTGAATAACACACAGTTGATTTTGCCTATTGATCATGCATTAACAGCAGGGAAATATAATGTTTCATGGCACGTGGTGTCTGTCGATGGTCATAAAACCAAAGGCACATACAGCTTCACTGTGAAATAA
- a CDS encoding copper resistance protein CopD, whose translation MSLAALFVLCRFLHFLAVMLMFGISIFTAVLAPDRFSSILKTRLSPLLIFSTFLGLISAVGLLAVQAGMMGDGWADTYRLTVWWSVFGTRFGQVWQWHMGLSILIMWIVLLGSTRSNYRLIAGCSTLLLASLAFTGHAAMHAGVVGWIHQTNQIIHLLSAGYWLGCLPALLICLVYTRNNDVKREAITTLIRFSSWGHLAVALVLASGVINSIIILGDTALTLTSTYQILLLCKVILVMFMIIVALINRYLIVPLLKQLPAKAHYWLVVNSCVEIILGVAVLLLVSVFATMAPV comes from the coding sequence ATGTCTCTGGCGGCTCTATTCGTTCTGTGTCGCTTCTTGCATTTTCTGGCGGTGATGCTGATGTTTGGCATCAGTATATTCACCGCTGTATTAGCACCAGATCGATTCTCTTCAATACTCAAAACCCGTCTGTCACCTCTACTTATCTTCAGTACTTTTCTGGGGCTTATCTCTGCCGTGGGGCTTTTAGCCGTTCAGGCTGGAATGATGGGTGATGGTTGGGCTGATACTTATCGATTGACCGTTTGGTGGTCGGTATTTGGTACACGCTTCGGCCAGGTGTGGCAATGGCATATGGGTTTATCCATTTTGATTATGTGGATAGTGTTGCTGGGTTCAACTCGTAGCAACTATCGACTGATAGCGGGCTGCTCAACGCTGTTACTCGCGAGTCTTGCTTTTACCGGGCATGCGGCGATGCATGCTGGAGTCGTGGGATGGATTCACCAAACTAATCAAATCATACATCTGCTCAGTGCGGGTTACTGGCTGGGTTGCTTGCCAGCGCTGCTGATTTGCCTCGTTTATACCCGCAATAATGATGTCAAACGTGAAGCCATCACTACGTTGATTCGATTCTCAAGCTGGGGACATCTGGCCGTAGCATTGGTACTGGCGAGTGGTGTTATTAACAGCATCATTATACTGGGCGATACCGCGCTGACGCTGACATCTACTTATCAGATACTTCTGCTCTGCAAAGTGATATTGGTGATGTTTATGATTATTGTTGCACTGATTAATCGTTATCTCATCGTTCCATTGCTTAAGCAATTACCCGCTAAAGCTCACTATTGGCTAGTGGTAAATAGTTGTGTGGAAATTATCCTCGGTGTAGCGGTATTACTCTTAGTCAGTGTTTTTGCCACTATGGCACCGGTATAG
- a CDS encoding DUF2511 domain-containing protein produces the protein MRIIKMKGFVLTLSLLMLSINAIAAGKIVTVSKFEFGKQWAFTREEVMLECRPGNALFVINPSTLAQYPLNDIATEQMKSGLVLAKPLDILLLDDSNNPGQKMSLAPFQQRAMSLCQN, from the coding sequence TTGAGGATAATTAAGATGAAAGGTTTTGTGCTGACGTTATCGTTGCTGATGCTATCAATTAACGCTATTGCTGCTGGAAAGATAGTGACGGTCAGTAAATTTGAATTTGGTAAGCAATGGGCATTTACCCGAGAAGAAGTGATGCTGGAATGCCGCCCAGGTAATGCTTTATTTGTGATTAACCCGAGTACGTTAGCGCAATATCCCCTCAATGATATTGCTACCGAGCAGATGAAATCTGGCCTTGTATTAGCGAAGCCGTTAGATATTTTGTTGTTAGATGACAGTAACAACCCTGGGCAGAAGATGAGCTTGGCGCCTTTCCAGCAGCGTGCAATGTCATTGTGTCAAAATTAA
- a CDS encoding excisionase, giving the protein MTKLLTLEEWAEETYRSKQPTPQTLQRWARGGNIYPAPEKHGREYRVQPGAIYIQPKSYRLAKKIIKASPDVNSPLIERINHGIKAAKI; this is encoded by the coding sequence ATGACCAAACTACTGACATTAGAAGAATGGGCGGAAGAAACCTACCGCAGCAAGCAACCAACCCCCCAGACACTCCAGCGCTGGGCGCGAGGCGGCAATATTTACCCTGCCCCTGAAAAACATGGGCGGGAATATCGTGTACAGCCAGGTGCTATTTATATTCAACCTAAAAGCTATCGCTTAGCTAAAAAAATAATAAAAGCATCACCCGATGTTAACTCACCATTAATAGAGAGAATTAATCATGGCATCAAGGCCGCAAAGATATGA
- the bet gene encoding phage recombination protein Bet: protein MVGLNIDEPTWNELKNSIYPGAKDDSVIMAVSYCRARQLDPLMKPVHLVPMSVKDAVSGKYEMRDVVMPGVGLYRIQADRSGNYAGAQEPEFGPDLTQVFNGVEITFPQWCKYTLSKLMPNGTIVEFSAKEYWLENYATAGRDTQAPNAMWKKRPYGQLAKCAEAQALRKGWPEIGQQPTAEEMEGKSLDVNEGKEHSQGSQQPSQPQALPEYSAEQFQRALADWTTLINKGKKTAAQIINTIESKYTLTSAQIKTIEHLEAEDTNH from the coding sequence GTGGTTGGGTTGAATATTGACGAACCAACGTGGAACGAGCTAAAAAACAGTATTTACCCTGGCGCTAAAGATGATTCAGTCATCATGGCAGTGAGTTATTGCCGCGCCCGCCAGTTAGATCCACTGATGAAACCCGTTCATTTAGTTCCTATGAGCGTGAAAGATGCGGTAAGTGGTAAATATGAAATGCGTGATGTGGTGATGCCCGGTGTTGGGCTCTATCGCATACAGGCAGACCGCTCTGGTAACTATGCCGGTGCACAGGAACCCGAATTTGGCCCTGACCTCACACAAGTTTTTAACGGAGTAGAAATTACTTTCCCTCAGTGGTGCAAATACACCCTGAGCAAACTCATGCCTAACGGCACTATCGTGGAGTTCAGTGCGAAGGAATATTGGCTGGAGAACTATGCGACCGCTGGCCGCGATACCCAAGCACCCAATGCCATGTGGAAAAAGCGGCCTTATGGGCAATTAGCCAAGTGCGCCGAAGCGCAGGCACTGCGTAAAGGTTGGCCGGAAATTGGTCAGCAGCCAACAGCAGAGGAAATGGAAGGTAAAAGTCTTGATGTGAATGAAGGTAAAGAACACAGCCAAGGCAGCCAGCAACCAAGCCAGCCGCAGGCACTACCAGAATACAGCGCGGAACAATTTCAACGCGCACTTGCTGACTGGACAACACTGATCAACAAGGGCAAGAAAACCGCCGCGCAAATCATCAACACCATCGAAAGCAAATACACCCTCACCTCGGCACAAATCAAAACTATCGAACATCTGGAGGCAGAAGATACAAATCATTAA
- a CDS encoding KTSC domain-containing protein — translation MSNLPAISMKQIESSQIHSIGHDPVSNTLAIRFKSKGEPAALYHYRNVSADDYTAFSGAESIGSHFYRNIKPDTERYPFQRINEKKDGE, via the coding sequence ATGAGCAATTTACCAGCAATTAGTATGAAGCAGATTGAATCTTCCCAGATCCACAGCATCGGCCATGACCCAGTTAGCAACACACTGGCGATTCGCTTTAAGTCGAAGGGTGAGCCGGCGGCCCTGTATCACTACCGAAACGTGTCCGCTGATGATTACACAGCCTTCTCCGGCGCTGAATCAATTGGCTCCCACTTCTACCGCAATATCAAGCCAGATACCGAGCGTTATCCATTCCAACGTATTAACGAAAAGAAAGATGGCGAATAA
- a CDS encoding HNH endonuclease — MSNKTAEQQFFWVNHKQTFKIARKEGFIWAPSRAKDGKPRPAYDTLQLVNPGDVIFSYAFTKIGAVGVAKSKCYDAIQPPAFDSFWDNQGWKVDVEFTTLNTPISPKEHLGEIAPLLPETHSPIKPLNGNGNEMYLSKISPELGHLLLKLCHSDSLIQQNDTSDYQEIEKDIAEIKAHKLGDPTTAERLIQARVGQGLFRQNVLALYPQCPVTGVSMPELLRASHIKPWRDSSDEERLDPYNGLMLAPHVDVLFDKGYISFTSDGYMIIRNDPKIHDAITELNIPLTVKINVFEGSKAYLDWHRNYFELYWGL, encoded by the coding sequence ATGAGCAATAAAACGGCAGAGCAGCAATTCTTTTGGGTTAATCACAAACAAACATTCAAAATTGCGCGTAAAGAAGGATTTATCTGGGCTCCAAGTCGAGCAAAAGACGGAAAACCAAGACCAGCTTACGATACGCTGCAATTGGTCAATCCTGGCGACGTAATATTTTCCTATGCATTTACTAAAATAGGCGCTGTCGGCGTCGCTAAATCAAAGTGCTATGACGCCATTCAACCTCCTGCGTTTGACAGCTTTTGGGATAACCAAGGGTGGAAGGTTGATGTTGAGTTTACAACGTTAAATACGCCAATCTCGCCAAAGGAACATCTCGGGGAAATTGCTCCGTTATTACCTGAAACGCATTCGCCAATAAAACCACTTAATGGCAATGGTAATGAGATGTACTTGTCAAAAATCAGCCCTGAGCTAGGCCATTTACTGTTAAAGCTATGCCATTCAGACAGTTTAATACAACAAAACGATACTTCTGATTATCAAGAAATTGAAAAGGATATTGCTGAAATCAAGGCTCATAAACTTGGCGATCCCACGACAGCAGAACGATTGATCCAGGCTCGCGTGGGGCAAGGTTTATTCCGGCAAAATGTGCTGGCCCTCTATCCTCAGTGCCCTGTTACAGGCGTATCTATGCCTGAGTTACTTAGGGCGAGTCATATTAAACCTTGGCGGGATAGTTCAGATGAGGAGCGATTGGACCCTTATAATGGACTAATGCTAGCTCCACATGTAGATGTATTATTTGATAAGGGATATATAAGCTTTACCAGTGACGGCTATATGATTATTAGGAATGATCCAAAAATACACGACGCTATCACTGAATTAAATATACCTTTAACTGTAAAGATTAACGTTTTTGAGGGAAGTAAAGCATATCTTGATTGGCATCGTAATTATTTTGAACTATATTGGGGTCTATAA
- a CDS encoding YnfC family lipoprotein — MKRIISVCTLIVVLSACDRNNESLVFTPNVASISNIFGLDPLHGPVKSLSQKMLDANGNVISEAHANIDEKGCFTSIKVRTPISEIDTDYVKDGNFYINSNTKEKKLILNEKCNITQTMNGDVKTLLNNKGFVTDVKISESGKIRKHYEYDESGYPILDVSYEENFVNKIVTEFDAKAINTFNYETKTYINDKLEVSTTRDCTIDSHGNPVSCKIKDIYPDGRVTEAYSVMYNTEYY; from the coding sequence GTGAAACGGATTATAAGTGTCTGCACCCTGATTGTGGTATTAAGTGCCTGCGATAGGAATAATGAATCTTTAGTTTTTACGCCGAATGTTGCAAGCATCTCTAACATATTTGGGTTAGACCCGTTACATGGACCTGTTAAATCACTCAGTCAAAAAATGCTGGATGCCAATGGGAATGTTATTTCTGAAGCTCATGCAAATATTGATGAGAAAGGCTGCTTTACTTCAATAAAGGTCCGCACTCCAATATCAGAAATAGATACGGATTACGTTAAAGATGGTAATTTTTATATTAATAGTAATACCAAAGAAAAAAAGTTAATTTTGAATGAGAAATGCAACATTACGCAAACTATGAATGGAGATGTTAAAACACTACTGAATAATAAAGGGTTTGTAACGGATGTTAAAATATCAGAAAGTGGGAAAATAAGAAAACATTACGAGTATGACGAAAGTGGATATCCTATTTTAGACGTAAGTTATGAAGAGAATTTCGTGAATAAAATAGTGACTGAATTTGATGCTAAAGCAATAAATACATTTAACTATGAAACGAAAACTTACATTAATGATAAGCTTGAAGTTTCAACAACAAGAGACTGTACGATAGATTCACATGGTAACCCTGTATCCTGTAAAATAAAAGACATATACCCTGATGGCAGAGTAACAGAAGCATACTCGGTCATGTATAACACCGAATATTACTGA
- a CDS encoding Rha family transcriptional regulator: MNKQMVVIPQFDFRDMVVMSENKVITTSLKVAQCFSKRHKDVLRATRNLKCSDDFTQRNFAPTDFIDKNGDMQPMFNITRDGCMMLIMGFTGKPATAIKEAYINGFNWMTEQLKRRLAIGEEAQHLFVIKENVSKVKGTIGSRLMNARKKEKHRLNLEYERIKDLAQPDLINTIEQPHNEAFFTSEIWSAQ; the protein is encoded by the coding sequence ATGAACAAACAAATGGTAGTCATCCCACAATTTGATTTTCGAGACATGGTGGTTATGTCAGAGAACAAAGTGATAACCACCTCACTTAAGGTTGCTCAATGCTTTAGCAAGCGTCACAAAGATGTTCTAAGGGCAACTCGAAACCTGAAATGTTCCGATGATTTTACCCAGCGCAATTTTGCGCCCACTGATTTCATTGATAAAAATGGCGATATGCAGCCAATGTTTAATATAACCCGTGATGGCTGCATGATGTTAATTATGGGATTTACCGGTAAACCTGCGACAGCGATTAAAGAGGCGTATATCAATGGTTTCAACTGGATGACAGAGCAACTAAAGCGCCGTCTTGCAATCGGCGAAGAAGCGCAGCATTTGTTTGTCATAAAAGAAAATGTTTCGAAGGTTAAGGGGACTATCGGTAGTCGATTGATGAATGCGCGAAAGAAGGAAAAACACAGACTTAATCTTGAATATGAACGGATTAAAGATCTCGCTCAACCGGACCTTATTAATACTATCGAACAGCCTCACAATGAGGCTTTTTTTACGTCTGAAATTTGGAGCGCCCAATGA